The Ascochyta rabiei chromosome 3, complete sequence genome segment ATAAACCTATCTTGGCCTGACGCTGCGAGTTGCTGGCTTCGCGCGCGAGTTGTTGTTCTTGGGCGACAGGACCTCGGCCGGCGCCGTCTTGCGTGACGCGGCACGCGTCGACCTTGCGGCCGGAGCAGCCGGCTTCGAAGCCGCAAGCTGTtttgtggtggtggtggtggcggctCGGGCTCGCTTCTTGGGCACTGCGAGGTCGGCAGAGGCATTCTCCTTGTCTTCGCTTGCAATCTCGTCGCTGCTGCGCTTCTTGCCGCGCGTCATCGTGGAGACTTTCGGGGCGGATTTGGAGTAGGCGTGCTTTGGCGCTGGCTTAGGTGCTGGCTTCGGCGCCTCTTTGGCAGTTGCTGGCCTTGATGTGGTGGTGGCGGCAGGAGCAGCCCGAGTCTTACGGGCTGGTACAGGAGCGAGCGCCGATGCGGCTGTTTTCTTGGCTGGTGCAGCCTTGACTGGTACAGGCGCAGCCTTTGCGGGAGGCGGTGGGGGTGCAAGGAGTTCGATGAGTGGCATCTGGCGTTTCGTGGCTGGGACACGATTCACGCGTCGCTCCAGACGCGACTGGAGACTGGCACACTGCGCTTCGCACATGGCGCGCAGTTTCTCTTTGCGTGCGCTGACTGCCAGATGTCAGCTGCAGGCCAGAATGAACAGAAGGAGCGACCTGCACTCGAGATCGAAGTTGGCAAGCATGGCGGCTTTGGCCTCTTCAGTGACGGGCGCAACCATGGTGAATGCGACAATGTAAACAACGCGTAAACACAGGTGATCTGACTGCTGAAGACGAGAATTGATCGCCGGGGATAGTCCTGAGGAGAGGACAAGGCGGTATAAGCGGTGTCGGGGTGTCTGAGAGTGGTCTTGCGTATGGTCGCTGCTCCCGGTGTTTGTGGTGTTGTGAGAAGGAACGCTGGAGGCGGAGGGGCCTTTATGTTCGCGCTAAACCTCCCACTGGCGGCGCAACGCCACGGCTGGAAAGGAACACTGCGTGTACGTTGGCGCACGTCAGAAAGCTGCTGTTGAATCCGTAAGAATAGTTCAAGTCTTTACCATCTAGAAGTAAACCCACACCAGCCAAGTCAATCTGGGCTTCACCAGACAGCCGCGCGCTCACGTGCCCACTTAGCTCCCGCCTTCCCTCGCGCGGTGGCATAGCTGTAACCTCCGagacgccgccgccgcctttcatcatcatcatcatcaacaccACCCACCTTGCCGCTCCACCAACCAGCTACCCCCAAACAGCCGCCCAAGATGGTATTGGAAGCTACTATGATCGTGTATGCACTCCTTATACCTTGTTGTGTTCGTATACTAATCCAAGCAGTGTGGACAACAGCGAAGCCAGCCGAAATGGCGACTATGTACCCTCACGCTGGGAGGCCCAGTCCGACGCCGTCAACCTCATCTTCTCCTCGAAAACAAACGCGAACCCAGAGTCATCAGTCGGCCTGATGAGCATGGGAGGCAGCACACCCGAGATCCTCACGACCCTCACCACAGACATCGGCAAGGTTCTGGACGGTTTGCACAGGACCAAGATAAAGGGCAGCTCGCACTTTGTGACCGGTATCAACGTGGCAGCAGTATGTCGGCCCATATCCCTGGTTCGCTATCAAGCTAACAAAGACACCCAGTTGGCTCTCAAGCACAGGCAGAACAAGTCGCAGAAGCAGCGGATAATCATCTTCAACTGCAGTCCCGTCGAGGAGGACGAGAAGAACCTGGTCAAGCTGGCGAAGAAGATGAAGAAGACAAACATCAGCATCGATATTGTCGCATTCGGCGAGCTCAGCGATGAGACGCTGAAGAAGCTTCGTGCGTTCAACGAGAACTCGCAGAGCGCTGAGGGCTCTCACCTCGAGGCAGTACAACCGAGCGGCAACCTCCTTAGCGACGCGCTTGTCACAACACCCATCCTCGGTGGCGACGGTAGCTCTGGCGGTGCAGGTGCAGCGTCTTCTGGAGGCGACGCCGGTGGCTCCGGCGGGAACGACTTTGAGTTCGGCGTAGACCCTTCGGTAGATCCGGAGCTGGCGTTGGCGCTGAGGATGAGTTTCGAGGAGGAGAAGGCACGGCAAGAGAAGGATAAGAAGACGAAGGAGACTGCCGAGGGCAAGACGGAACTTGAGGGTATTGCGGAAGGCGACGAGAAGCAGCCGCTGCTGGGCGATCAGGGAgagggcagcggcagcaaagacaagaagaaggatgACGAGGACAAGATGGACACAGCATGAGCTACGGACTGCGCATGCGCATCAAAGGCGGATATGGCCGCGCTGACACAGCCGTATCAAACGAGCATCCACGGCGGCAACCTACTATTAGACACAGTTGGCGCGCACCATAGCAGCCTGCATTGGTTGAATGAGATTATGACAACGCTCCTCTATGCATTTCCCATGCTGCGCCTAGCCTACAACAGCTGATGGCAGCCGCGCACTTCCACCCGTTTACCATTCGACTTGACTTTTGTCTTGGTGGTGCCCTGGCTGGCTCGATCACCTGCCATTTAGCAAGATGTGTACGCTGGACACGACTCTGTGAGCGTAAGTGGAATACCCTCACGATACTGTTCTCTTGCCAGACCACTCCTGGCAGGGCTGCGCAGGTGCATCTCTTGGTGCAGACACCCGTTACTGCGTTGACCAACGCTCTCCCCTGTAGTTACGACGGTTTGATGTTCCCCGTAGCTCTACATGGTTTCATCCTCTAACCTTGATAAACCCGTCCAACCCCCTGTCAAACTTCTCGCACCTAATCGGCATCTCCACCGTGTAGAAGGGATTCTTCATGACAAAATCCGCATACAGCTCATACACCTTCTTCATCATGGTGTCTACGTTCGGCTGCTGCGGTTCCGTGACCAGCAGAAACTTGGTCCCTGTCTGCGTCTGGAAGCACTGCAGCCTGAAGTGACTGGACTCCATGACCTCGATGCCTGTTGGGCGATTCGGGAAAGGGCTCGGCGCGAGCATGTTGTTTTGTGGGGTGATGTAGGGGACGCGAGGGGCGGGCGAGAGTTGCGAGGTGATGGCGTGCATGCCGTGGAAGGAGCCAGCGAGGATGAGGTAGTCGTTTGAGGTCAGCTTGGAGAGGCCCGTGTGGAATTCGCGGTTGTAGATTAGGCCGCCGGACTTGGAGACGATCATGAGTGCGAACACGACCCTGGGTTGTGGTTAGCTGGGTGGAGCTGTATATGTATGGCGAGGGCGCGTGTACATGATGGTTGATGGTGGATTGATTAGCTAGCTCTGATAGGTTGCCTGGTTTGTTGAAAGTCGCCGTGGGTATTGACGAAGAAGTTGGGGGCACGAGAACGCTCAAAGGTGGGTGTTGGTCATGGGGTGTCTGCTGTGGTTGGTGAAGGTGACCAGTCTCGCGACGTCCTGTCGAGTTGCGGGGAGACATGGTAACGCGCGCCCCACACTGGAGTGCTTGCTCAACACCTCCGCTTCCAAGGTCACCCATACTTTGACAGCTCGACTAATACTTcacgcacacacacacgcgCGCACATTCCCTCGGACGCCGTGAACTTGCTGTCTCGGCGTcccttcctcttcctcttcctcttcctcttcctctgcCGCAACGCCGCCAGTTCCATACACCCCACGACTGCATCACGTCCGCCCTTCCTCTCCAATCGGTCGAGGCTCGCAGCCTGAAGCCGCCATCATGTCGAACCAGTCGATCCTTCGGATTACCCGCGAACTCCACGAAATCCAGAAAGGCTCTGACCTCTCGCTTGCCGTTGCCTGCCGTGACGTCGACGTACGCCATGTTCGCGCGCTCATCATTGGCCCACCAGACACGCCTTACGAGTTTGGCTTCTTCGAGTTCACTGTCAAGTTCGGTAGAGATTACCCCACGAAGGCGCCGAGCGTGTTGGCAATTACCACCAACGGAGGACGGACGCGCTTCAACCCTAACATATACGCTGCTGGCAAGGTGTGCTTGTCAATCCTTGGGTAAGTGTAGTTAGCTAGAATTCTGCATGTGGGAACTGACTGCTGTAGCACGTGGCGTGGTGAGCGAGGGGAGGAGTGGTCGTCTGCCCAG includes the following:
- a CDS encoding proteasome regulatory particle base subunit rpn10, yielding MVLEATMIVVDNSEASRNGDYVPSRWEAQSDAVNLIFSSKTNANPESSVGLMSMGGSTPEILTTLTTDIGKVLDGLHRTKIKGSSHFVTGINVAALALKHRQNKSQKQRIIIFNCSPVEEDEKNLVKLAKKMKKTNISIDIVAFGELSDETLKKLRAFNENSQSAEGSHLEAVQPSGNLLSDALVTTPILGGDGSSGGAGAASSGGDAGGSGGNDFEFGVDPSVDPELALALRMSFEEEKARQEKDKKTKETAEGKTELEGIAEGDEKQPLLGDQGEGSGSKDKKKDDEDKMDTA